The following are from one region of the Simiduia agarivorans SA1 = DSM 21679 genome:
- a CDS encoding HlyD family type I secretion periplasmic adaptor subunit yields MFRQRINWRHFVGAADDPMERPRYEEDLDYIASSTAAVLQQSPRGGQALLWAVLCFFAAALIWAGNAEVDEFTRGEGRVIPSQKLQVIQNLEGGIVQEIFVREGQLVERGQPLLRIDDTLFNSTLMETDVTLDQLTARVARLEAEAAGEDFAPGDMPEVDPQFIAQELALYSSRKLERKTSEQVFREQANQKQQELNELKAKVAQLQRSYKLLESELELTRPLVSEGAVSEVEMLRLERQANDLLGDLEAAQLGIPRAESGLEEVREKLAASQLAFQSEVQKELAEARAELSRQTQSSKAAEDRVKRTLVRSPVAGTVKQMLVDTIGGVIRPGMDIVEVVPNEDKLLVEARVRPSDIAFITPGQQANVKVTAYDFAIHGGLIGQVVQISPDTIVDEEGESFYLVQVETEKAFLGSEARPLPIIPGMVVSVDILTGEKTVLDYLLKPILKTKQLALRER; encoded by the coding sequence GTGTTTCGCCAGCGCATTAATTGGCGCCACTTTGTGGGCGCGGCGGATGACCCGATGGAGCGTCCGCGGTATGAAGAAGATCTGGATTATATCGCTTCGTCGACTGCTGCGGTGCTGCAGCAATCGCCCCGTGGTGGTCAGGCGCTGCTGTGGGCTGTGCTGTGCTTTTTCGCGGCAGCGCTGATCTGGGCCGGCAATGCAGAAGTAGATGAGTTTACCCGCGGAGAAGGCCGCGTAATACCGTCGCAGAAGTTACAGGTGATTCAGAACCTGGAGGGCGGCATCGTGCAGGAAATTTTTGTGCGCGAGGGCCAATTGGTTGAGCGTGGTCAGCCGCTGCTGCGTATCGACGATACCTTGTTCAATTCAACCTTGATGGAAACCGATGTCACGCTCGATCAACTGACCGCGCGTGTCGCGCGCCTGGAAGCGGAAGCTGCGGGCGAGGATTTTGCACCGGGGGATATGCCGGAGGTTGACCCCCAATTTATTGCACAGGAGCTCGCGCTCTACAGTTCCCGAAAACTTGAGCGCAAGACCTCTGAGCAGGTATTCCGCGAGCAAGCGAATCAAAAACAGCAGGAGCTGAATGAACTGAAAGCCAAGGTGGCACAATTACAGCGCAGCTACAAACTGTTGGAAAGCGAGCTTGAGCTCACTAGGCCGCTGGTGTCGGAGGGTGCGGTGTCTGAAGTGGAGATGCTGAGGCTCGAGCGCCAGGCCAACGATTTGCTGGGTGATCTGGAGGCGGCCCAATTAGGCATACCCAGGGCCGAATCCGGACTGGAAGAAGTGAGGGAAAAGCTGGCTGCCTCCCAGTTGGCATTTCAGTCTGAAGTCCAGAAAGAGTTGGCGGAAGCGCGCGCGGAATTGTCGCGTCAGACCCAGTCCAGCAAAGCGGCAGAAGACCGGGTCAAGCGCACCTTGGTGCGCTCACCAGTGGCGGGTACGGTAAAGCAAATGTTGGTAGACACCATCGGGGGGGTTATCCGGCCCGGTATGGATATTGTCGAAGTGGTGCCAAATGAGGACAAATTGCTGGTGGAAGCCAGAGTCCGGCCCTCCGATATCGCCTTTATTACCCCTGGCCAGCAGGCCAATGTAAAAGTCACCGCCTATGACTTTGCCATTCACGGCGGTTTGATTGGCCAGGTGGTGCAGATCAGCCCGGATACCATTGTGGACGAAGAGGGCGAGAGTTTTTACCTGGTTCAGGTGGAGACCGAAAAAGCGTTTTTGGGTAGCGAAGCGAGACCTTTGCCCATCATTCCCGGCATGGTGGTCAGTGTAGATATTCTGACCGGGGAAAAAACAGTGTTGGATTACCTGTTAAAGCCCATTCTCAAGACCAAGCAGCTGGCGCTGCGCGAGCGATGA
- a CDS encoding TolC family outer membrane protein yields MKLVRFLCGLLPVAVISGTAHAISLQDAVNQTLDSHPEILAARHELASRKAEVELAKAGYLPRLDLTAGVGQETVRSPGTLDESVKLNRQEFGLQARQMVFDGFATSEEVNRQRARVDSAAYVALASTDAITLRTAEVYLNVLRQADLLKLAKESLKEHQNIYDQMVLRNRSGVGSKADLDQISARLALANANLVVAENNMLDARTNFYRVVGMLPDVAAMSMPDQVVELPANMEAAIGMATDRHPTLLAAVADVNAAQAQYDASESNYWPQLQLEADKNIDNNIGGIEGRDEDLIVALRLRYNLYNGGADKARRKQTAYQLEEAREIRNNSHRQVVESMRLSWSNYEAISNQLRYLQEHVRAAGSTKKAYQQQFNIGRRTLLDLLNTENELIDAKRSLIAANYDRLFAQYRILNGMGDLAAYLSSK; encoded by the coding sequence ATGAAACTGGTACGGTTTTTATGTGGATTGTTGCCTGTCGCCGTGATTTCCGGCACTGCACACGCCATTTCATTGCAAGATGCAGTCAATCAAACCCTGGACTCGCACCCAGAAATCCTCGCAGCGCGGCACGAACTGGCCTCCCGCAAGGCCGAAGTGGAACTGGCTAAGGCAGGCTACTTGCCCCGCCTTGATCTGACCGCGGGAGTAGGGCAGGAAACCGTTCGCAGTCCCGGTACGCTGGATGAGTCGGTGAAACTTAATCGCCAGGAGTTTGGCCTGCAGGCGCGCCAGATGGTGTTTGATGGTTTTGCCACGTCTGAGGAAGTCAACCGTCAACGCGCGCGCGTCGACAGTGCCGCCTATGTCGCATTGGCCTCAACCGACGCAATTACACTGCGTACGGCGGAAGTCTACCTCAATGTATTGCGTCAGGCTGATTTGCTTAAGTTGGCGAAAGAAAGCCTGAAAGAGCACCAGAATATCTACGACCAGATGGTGCTGCGCAACCGTTCAGGGGTTGGCAGCAAAGCCGATCTGGATCAGATTTCCGCGCGTTTGGCGTTGGCCAACGCCAATCTGGTGGTAGCCGAGAACAACATGCTTGATGCCCGTACGAATTTCTACCGGGTTGTGGGTATGTTGCCCGATGTTGCCGCTATGTCCATGCCCGACCAGGTTGTCGAGTTGCCGGCCAATATGGAGGCCGCTATCGGCATGGCCACTGATCGGCATCCAACCTTACTGGCTGCAGTAGCCGACGTGAATGCCGCTCAGGCCCAATACGATGCGTCTGAGTCCAATTATTGGCCCCAACTCCAGCTGGAGGCCGACAAGAATATCGACAATAACATTGGCGGTATTGAAGGTCGGGACGAAGACCTGATTGTCGCCCTGCGGCTGCGTTACAACCTGTATAACGGGGGCGCAGACAAGGCGCGCCGCAAGCAAACCGCTTATCAGCTGGAAGAGGCGCGCGAGATCCGCAACAACAGCCATCGCCAGGTGGTAGAGAGCATGCGGCTGTCATGGAGTAACTATGAGGCGATTTCTAACCAGTTGCGCTATCTGCAGGAGCATGTGCGTGCAGCGGGGAGCACCAAAAAGGCCTACCAGCAGCAGTTCAACATCGGACGCCGGACGCTTTTGGACCTGTTGAATACCGAAAATGAACTGATCGACGCCAAACGGTCACTGATTGCTGCCAATTATGACCGGTTATTCGCGCAGTACCGTATTTTGAATGGTATGGGAGACCTGGCCGCTTACCTCAGCAGTAAGTAG